GCTCATTGTGGGCGCTTCAGGAAGGCGATGAGCTGCTCACCGGAGGGCCCCGGCAGCACCGACACCAACTCCCAGCCGTCTTCTCCCCATTGGTCGAGGATCTGTTTGGTGGCGTGCGTGATCAAGGGGACGGTGGCGTACTCCCAGACCGTGCGTTGACTCATGGCAGCGAGCTTATCGCTAGGACGCCCAAGTACTTGGTTAGCATGCAGTGGTGACAGCCACATCCAGCAGCGAGCCGCTTCTCGGCTGGCCTTCGCGATTGACGAAGGCCCGGCTGCATTTCGTGACCGGCAAGGGCGGTACCGGCAAGTCGACGGTCGCGGCCGCCCTGGCGTTGTCGCTGGCAGCCGGCGGACGTCGGGTACTGCTGGTGGAAGTCGAAGAGCGCCAAGGCATTGCGCAACTCTTCGACGTGCCGCCGCTACCCATTACGCCACTCAAGGTCGCGACCGCCGAGGACGGTGGGCAGGTCGACGCGCTGGCGATGGACATCGAGGCAGCGTTCCTGGAATACCTGGACCTGTTCTACAA
The window above is part of the Mycolicibacter sp. MU0102 genome. Proteins encoded here:
- a CDS encoding DUF4177 domain-containing protein gives rise to the protein MSQRTVWEYATVPLITHATKQILDQWGEDGWELVSVLPGPSGEQLIAFLKRPQ